Proteins found in one Drosophila busckii strain San Diego stock center, stock number 13000-0081.31 chromosome 2R, ASM1175060v1, whole genome shotgun sequence genomic segment:
- the LOC108595685 gene encoding uncharacterized protein LOC108595685 translates to MQRYYAERETTGPEFDDRLIKLVRANPAIYDVSHPHYRRNPVRVGIWDRIANELGASSRFLQTKWKNIRYNYLQEIKALETGTTNPNVRKRRFTEDLSFLQNTAQTYNVKKAQSYVEISHTTNGGASSDNDSNSFLYPDPEHLRVDSAKNFDIIELDDNSEDGEMSATHMDGDNDIVPELMLMQQHSSDLTNGNGSNNSHNNTQMSSPSSSPLLTPMVVMGNGDEPQSDVKSSKQSHHRYSHQSLYYEPENKTSLSNGEVTIEPIYKPTATRRTAPAGDLANASKRKHTNAPPAPASFNDPIELYCLSLVDTLRSMPRSERERVKFEFASILKDAKYKDEA, encoded by the exons ACGATCGACTAATAAAATTGGTGCGAGCTAATCCTGCAATCTATGATGTCAGTCATCCACACTATAGACGCAATCCAGTGCGTGTGGGCATATGGGATCGCATTGCCAATGAGCTTGGTGCTTCAT CCCGctttttacaaacaaaatggaaaaacaTACGCTACAATTATCTGCAGGAGATCAAAGCACTGGAGACGGGGACGACAAATCCAAACGTGCGCAAACGTCGCTTTACCGAAGATTTGTCCTTTCTACAAAACACTGCACAGACCTATAATGTTAAGAAGGCGCAAAGCTATGTGGAAATAAGTCATACAACCAACGGCGGTGCCAGCAGCGACAATGATAGTAACAGTTTTCTTTATCCTGATCCGGAACACTTGCGGGTCGACTCAGCGAAAAATTTTGATATTATAGAACTGGATGATAATAGCGAAGATGGTGAAATGTCTGCAACGCATATGGATGGTGATAATGATATTGTGCCTGAACTGATGCTGATGCAGCAGCACTCATCAGATTTAACCAACGGCAACGGTAGCAACAATAGCCACAACAATACGCAAATGAGTTCGCCGTCCTCCTCTCCACTGCTGACGCCTATGGTTGTTATGGGCAACGGCGATGAGCCACAATCAGATGTCAAATCCTCAAAGCAATCGCATCATCGTTATAGCCACCAGTCGCTATATTATGAGCCAGAAAATAAAACATCTCTTTCTAATGGTGAAGTTACAATCGAGCCAATTTACAAGCCAACTGCTACGCGACGCACTGCACCCGCTGGTGATTTGGCAAATGCGTCTAAGCGCAAACATACAAATGCGCCGCCCGCACCTGCGTCCTTTAATGACCCCATTGAGTTATACTGTCTATCGCTGGTGGACACGCTACGTAGCATGCCCAGATCAGAGCGCGAGCGtgtcaaatttgaatttgccagCATTTTAAAGGATGCAAAGTATAAGGATGAGGCTTAA